In Lolium rigidum isolate FL_2022 chromosome 3, APGP_CSIRO_Lrig_0.1, whole genome shotgun sequence, the genomic window TATTCACTCTTTTGAATTAGTTACAAATACCAACTCTAAGAAAGTGTGTTGGATAAGAATCCATGGTTTGCATCACAGATAATGACTCACATAAAGTTGGATTAATCGTTGTTTTAACTAATCACCTTGACAGTCAAACTCTTTTTTTAGGAAAACCTTGACAGTGTAACCTAGTGGTGCTGAAGCTGTTGGTTTGAGTCGTTGAAACTGTTTTGATCATTACTAGTTTGTGCAAGGTTGCCTTCTTTAGCAGAGAAGACATATGCAGCTGTCTGTCCATTTTTTACAGGAAGTTCTTCCTCGGTTTGTACCTGAAAACTGTAGTAAGTAAATGCTACaaacagttcaaaaaaaaaagtaaatgcTACAAAGAGTGGTTCGGAGCATAAAGTTGCAACAGACACAGAAAAGCTGAATCAAAACGGATAAATATTTTTAGGGAGAAGGTATAGTTTCAACGACATTTTCCATCTACTTGTACTGTGGCGGATGTTACAAAAAAGTGTCTGACAACGACAACGGCACACACGCCAGTAAAACCGCAGCACTAACCTACAATGCAGTGCTACAGGCAGCAAGATTAACGGCAGGTTTCTGAAACACCCTTATGACCCCTGACCCATCAGCACCGTCGTTTCCAACCCTCCACGAGCGATCCTTCTTCCGCTGGGGCTTCCGGTGGTGCTTGTGGGACGTCTCTTTCTTCTTTGTGGAATTCTTGGACGCTTGGCCATTCAGGTCGAAAGATTGAAGGTCACTTAGGGCGTGACTGATGTTTTGTTCAGCTTCACCTTGATCGATTTTctcgtcatcttcatcagaaGCATAGTCATCTGATTCATCAGCTGCTGCAGCGGCTGAGCCTTCTAGGTCACTGGCATCGTCTAGGTCAGATTCATCGTCTATCTCACTGGGAGGAAGCTCAAAGTGTGGAATCTTTCCATCGATGTAGTCCTTCAGTATCTGTCGAGATGCCCTGGTCTCATCAGGCAGCCCAGCATGGCTGATATGCCCTCGAGATTGACAGTACGCCATCAGCAACTCAGCAGCAGTTGGGGGCCGCGATGCTTGCTCATACGCCTTGGGCTTTGGCAGGGTGATTTTATATACCTGTTCTAGGATATGTCTCGGCACACGATCTGCGACCACTTGAATTGCACCCCTGTGCTTTGTCATTCTATCAATTGGCAAGACACCACAAGCAACCATCTCATGCCTTGAGCTTGAGAATGAAGGGAAGACCAAACCAGGACAATCGCAGAGCATGAGCTCTTCTGAGATTATCAATGTCTGGAAATGCTTGGTCTTGCCAGGTGTAGATGTTACACCCGTCTTCTTCTCACCTACCAAAGCATTGATAGTTGAACTCTTCCCAACATTAGGATAGCCAACAAATCCGACAACCACATGCTTGGGTCGCGCCGAGGCAGAGTCGGAAGAATTTGATCCACGGTCCTCTCGAGCAACTGGTGTTCCCTTTTGGCTCACAATGTACTCCGCTTCACCCTGCAACCTCACCAGGAGTTCTTCACGGCCATATATCTTTGTGTCAAGATCTGTATCTGATTCTTCGGTGTACCCGTTTAACTTTTTTCCCTCTAAAGCAGCGGTAGCGGCTTTAGCAGACCAGAATAGATAGAGGATATCATGTTCCTTAAAGTAATCTGCCCATTTCCGCCTGCAAGTTTTCCATGTTGAGAAAATGTTATGGACCACAACAGACACTAAAGTTGTCAAGGAAATCAAAAGATGCAACTTCAAAGAGCTAACCTGACATTCAGCGGTAGAAGATCAGCCTTATTTACGAGTAGTAGTGTTCTCTTGTGCTCATCAATTTCTTGTGCGTATTCCTTAGTATACGTAGGCAAAGATACATGTTAGAAAGCCGCAGAGAACAGCAAAAATCCACAATGCAAAACTGCTAACACGTTTGTACACTAGCAGGGGAAAAGTATATCTTCTGTGTTAGCTCACAGCTATTTTCAAACACCATCAATCATATTTACCTCAACAAGCAAAAATGACAATTTGACAATGATGTAGGTTGCGCTAACATTTAGTGGTTCATGTATACTTTATTTGGCATCAAGATGACAATTCTAGGACAAATATTTTTCTACCATGCATCTTAGCTAGCTCACCTTGAGCCTTTTTTAAGAAACTATCCCAGGAGGTCGGTGAAAGTCAGGACCACATTATACAAACATTGAGACGCACAAAAACAAGCATGTAAGCCTATGTTGCTGGCACATTAAAAACAAAATACAAATTTCTATTTCCTTGCATTATCACAGGCTATAGAACATCACTCAAGCAGATGTATCACAGGCTATAAAACATCACCCAAGCAGATGTTGGGCACTGTCAGCCAATCCAGATTAAATAAATAAGTATCCAAGAAGGTCACATCACCACATAATAGCAACATCGACACATATAATGAAGTCTTTAAGCCTAAGTTGTTGCTACTAATAAAATTGAAATCCTAAACCATTACAGCACTTGCGATGCTGATATGAACACAAACTGGCAAAGAAACATACAGTTCTACATAACCACATCACCAGTACATCTTTACGAGATGCTTTGTCTTCGTGCCTATGAGATTGCACGGTGCACCATTGCAGTTTGACAGTGTCTGAGCAATCTGGACAATAATTTGTCCGAGCATGAACGCAGAAAAAGATGGAACTGATAATTTTGTGAGTCCAACATTGCACCTTTTAGTTTAAAGCAGCACACACTCAAGGCGGTCACAATGTAGTGTAGCATAGCTTAGTTTTCAGttttttggttttggttttgcCTTCTAATTTCTGTTGGTTTGTTATCCAAgggtttttgtttttttcttttgcctTGTCGTTTTGCCTCATTCTGTTTTTTATGTTTTTGCACCTTCTAGGCATCATTCTTCGGAAAAAAAAAGAGACATGCATTTGATGCGTGCTTGAGAAAAAAATTTCAAGCAGCATAAAATTTCACGGCGAACTTGATTTTAATGATTTGGGaagatcaaagaacaaataatgcAACAGTCAGGAGCTGCAAATAGTTTTACACAAGGCACATGTCATCTAACCACAATGGGAATTTATTGGTAAAGCATTTAGACAACCATGCAAATTAaaccaataaaagtaaaagatgtaTTGGGTTCTTCTGAAGTAAGTACCTCAAGATCAGGGCAACGGTAGAACAAGGGATTTCGAGAATCGACGACCATTACGAGCTTCAATATAAAGAAGAAAACCAGTAAGTACTTCCACATAATTTCCTTACAAGTTACCTCATTCTAACAAAACCAGTAGAAGTAGTCACAGTCACAAAAAAGACTCCAATACTAAAGACAATAATGTACCATAGCCAAAATTACCAACATATGAAGAACAGAGAATGTATGCAACTCGGTAATTCGAGCGGGGACACATTAAAGTTAGGCACAAGGTTGCTGATGATGAATGGGTGTGCACATTCATGTATCCATGCCAGAAAAAGTGCAAGATTTAGTACAAGATCTAACATTGTATTGTACCTACTGTTATGTGCAACTGATTTTAAATGAGATCACTGAGAAATAAGTTTTCTTCTGGGTAAATGACAAATGAGTTTACAATAAATATTCACATAAGCCTCAACAGTACCATATATTTTTTCAGATAGATGTACTAACCAAATCACTTCGTTCAAGTACTCGCCAGAGCTGTCTCCAGATATCAATATTCTTCTCAAAAGGTGTAAGGACAAGTTCTTCATTCTCTTGCAATCTGCAGAACGTTTCTGTCATAATCGACTTACACAAACAACATCTAGCTAACATAAAATTTACCCAGATCGACTACATGCTCAGATGCTCAAAAGACCACTCAGGAATGTGTTCATTGTTTCCATTTAGGCCGAAGAAAGAAATTAAATGTGTACATGTGGTTTGCTTTGCATATATACTGTTCTGTTTAAACAATTCAGTTAGCACTTCCACTGTAGCACTTCACATTTTCAATGCCCCAGAAGAATGAACCAGCTTAGATATTTATTTATGGCAAATGTTCAGAACAAGTCCAAGTATTGTTTTCTGACAAGAGCAAATTCCATGTTTAATGGCTATGGTTGCAGGAAAAAAAACTGGGGTTTACGGCTTGTGACACCTGACCTGGGCTTTGCATTGATATAGTGATATTGTCTCACAAACATCCTAACCTACCACCCATCTGAAGTACTGGCAGACAAGTAGTGTCGTTCAAATTGTAGGCATGCCAAGGTGGGAAATTGATTAGGTGAGTTCTATGAAATGATaaatgaccataaaaattgaagaTGTCCTCCTACTAAAACCACAAAACCCGCAGCTTTCTGAAATATACTGGGACAAACATTCCATGCGCATGCGAACAATGCAATTTTGAACAACGCCACTGCTATGAACATAAGAGCACAACTACACGAACCTCGCGAGGTTCCTCCGCCACTCCAGGAAGGCCCGCTTCTCGTTGttgttgagctcctcggtcgtcaTCTGGGGAGTCCACGGGGGCCTGAAAGCACCACGATTCCATTCAGCCGTTATACATCACTCACCCAGCACCACTAGAACCCAAAGAAACGAGGCACTGACCGGCGAGGCACCCTGAGGCTGTCGGCGTGCAGGGCCTCCTGCTCCTCCCTTAGAATCCGcctctcctccgccgtcgcccccGTCCCGTCCCTGCAAACGCAAACACCGGCCGCGGCCGTCTCAGAGGCAAATTCGTCGAACACCCTCTGCTGCGGGAACCAAAAGAAACTGGCCCGGAGGAAGGACGGGCCGCGCTTACAGATCGACGAGGCCGGAGCCGAGCGCGGCGGTGAGGGCGGCAGCGCCCTCGGCGTCATCCCCGTGGAGGAGCTCCTCCTCGGCCGCTCGCTGCAGGACGGCGTCGATGTCGCTGACCTCGATGACGGACTCGAGCGGCACGCCCTGCTGCGCGCGGCGGGAGATGACGAGCTGCTGGCCCCTCGCCTTGGCCGCCGCGGCCTGCTTGTTGCGCTGCCGGAGCAGCGCGCGCCCCAGCCCCTCGCCGCGGTCcttcttgccgccgccgccgcctcccatctCCACGCAAAGGCAAGGTTACACCAGAGAGGAAAAGCAGGAGAGTTGTGTTCCTAGGAGTCGCGCTTCGGCGGCGCGAGGGCTTGGAGAGGACAGAGGAGGCGAGCCCTGAGCCCTGAGGCGGTGAGTTGCAGGCCGAGTTGGTACACGGCCCAGTTTATTTCTCCTTCTTTCTGCTTTTGAGCAAGAAAGGCCGAGGTGCAGGCCGAGTTGGTATTCTCCGAGGACTCCGTTTTCTAGTTTTGGGGGCTTGCTTTCCCATCTTTAGGGTTTTGTTTGTAGGGGCGATGCTTAGGTGGTGCTGGCAGCGCCTCATGCAATAATATTTTCCCGACTTCAACCTCATCGTAACGGCGACATCGAGAAGCTTGTTGGTGTGTTGTGGTCTTCTAGGATTTCGTCTGGCCGTGGGGATCTTCGGCTCGTTAAGGAGCTTCATCGGCAGTTCATCCGACTTCGTCGTCTCCAggacggatgtggtctttttgacccattcggcgacttcccgtccgtaACCAACAACGTTAGGCCGACTCAGGAAGGAGCGGCAACAGCGGCGCGCCGTTGACACGGTCTGGAGGCTGAAGATAAGGGCTCctcaaggatctcgttgtaattttcctttttttgaGATACTTTGTATTGTTCAATTTTTTAATGCCAGTGtcatattcgcaaaaaaaaaaagaacttccAAGGTCGTAAAAGAGGCCAATATCATGGTATCATTTAGCGGGAGGTATCACTAGATACGTTCTTGTAGGTGCAACCTATTCATCGCCCAACGCGTGCAGGAATGTGTCTCGTAGCCCTCAACCAAATAGCAGGAGCTAGCTCCGATTCTTCGTGTGGTTTTCTGCGTTCCTCACGGTTTTCAAAATCTGaacagttttcaaattaaaaCAAATTCCAAATTTCGATTTTTTTAGATCTAGATAAATTTCAAATTAACAAATTTTAGATttaagcaaatttcaaatctaaaCAACTAAGTTAGAACACTTTTTGATTTGAACATATTTAAAATCCGAATATTTTTAAAactaaacaattttcaaatttaaacatttattTGAAATGTGCATATtataatcaaagaaaagaaaaaaggaccGTGCTACAGGGCGGCGCCGCAAAAAACGTATTCCGTGCGGCGGCTCATACCGTGAAGGGATAGGGCAGTGTGTCAGTGATATGTCGGATACCTCACGATACTATTACACGCATGCATAGACCATAGGTTGTGACTTGTGAAAccaaaaataaaacacataaaCTATTCTCAGCCACATATTTTTTACAAGGTCAAGTTTCTACACACTGTTCTTACTGTTTGATGCAAGCTGCGGTTTTAGTTCTCACACCAGATTACTAATTGCTCCGATTATTTATGCCTAGTTACCTTATTTAGTTGTTACTAATTACCTGTTAATTAGACCTAATTGCCATAATTAGTAATTGTGAGACGAAATTATTTAGTACTGCTAATTGACAGATTAATTTGGCCTAGTTGCCATATTAATTACGCTACGCCCGCTCGCCAGAATTGTGCGAGATGCCAGATTAAGAGAAAGAACTAACAGGATCATTAAGCCTAATATCCAGGTTAATTAAAGTCTAATTGCCAGGTTCATAGCACATGGACGGAAGACTCTTGCAGGCGCTTGTTGGTGGCGTACCCACGCTCGCCGGCGGCGTCCCTGCGGTAGGGAAGGGCTCTTCCTCCACACGCCCGTCGGTGTTCCCGTCCTAGGAACGGCACCTCTTCCCCGCGAGCTCGCCGCAGACCTCGCCGGCGACAGCCTCGCCCGCGAgggacacctcctcctcctccccccacaAGCACGCCGCGGAGGCTCGCCGGAGACGGCCTCCCCGGCCCGCGCTGGCAGAGGAACACCTCCTTCTCCTCGCGGGTACTCCGCAGATGCTCGCCGGCGAAAGGCCTCCCCCTTCTAGCAGAGGCTCCTCCTCACGTGCGCGCCGCAGATGCTCACCGGTGAAGGCCTCCACCCGCTAGCAgaggctcctcctcctcgcgagtGCGCCACAAATCGGCCGACGACGATCCTCAACCACCCCGCTCGCGGCGATGAGAGAGAAGGCAGATTGTGTGGATAGGAGCTATCCGCGGGGAGAAAGATAAGGTGGGGCTGCGATCTCGCGATGGAAAAAAGCACTTGCTCTCTATAGGACCCGATGTTGTTTGCACGTATCGTGACGCGTCGCACGGGAGGCCTGCTTATGCGGCGCTTTTTGTTAGATTTTCCCAAGAAAAAATGTAGAACCGCCGACTCTATTAAATGGGCTTGGCCCAAACCGCAAGAAACGCGGACGAAGCGAAATCCCACAAGCTTGGAGAGATAAACAGAGTAGTCAGGTGCTATGTTCAATCTGATTGGATGAAACTTGTTATTGGTTGCGTTGAACGGGTTATAGCTTAGAATTATGTTTGAGTGATAATTTTTATTTTCTTAGCAAGATATGACCGAAATTTCCTCTATTCTTGAAAAAGCTAAATATTAGGCCATTATAGCCTTTCATAGCTGCTGAAAATACCACGGTCAAGTGCAATAGGCTTCTATTTAAACTATGATTGTCGTGCACACGAAGCTATCAAATAGGAAAATGTATGCAGACTTGTCAATAAAGTTTTGTTTGGTATTAGAGTTTTTATGGGAATTAGTGGAGATAATTCCCATCAAATTTTAAAAACTTGTTTGGTTCTAGAGAGTTTAATCCCTGTTTATTCCTACTTTTGCCTAAATCTTAGTGTATGTTTCTCGACTAGGGATGGGAGTTTTGTTGAAACTGAGTGACAGTATCGGTTTAATCAAATACTCTAGTACTAAACAATGCCTAATAGAGATGCAATCGGACGTTCAGGGACCAGGGTAAGCCCGCCAAAGGGGAAAATACATTAATCTCTAAAATTTGATAGAACAAACCTAACTGATTTGGACTAGAGGAGTCTTAaaaagattggattatttccgatcaagattcttctggcaaggggatagtgagaagcgtAAATATCGACTGGCTAAGTGGAGTGTGATTTGTCAACCCAAAGACCATGGAGGACTTGGCATCCAAGACCTCCGGGTTAAGAATAGGGCCCTACTCGGTAAATGGCTATCCAAGCTACTTACCGAGGAGGGAGTATGGCAAACACTTCTCAAGAGAAAGTATATTGGGCTCTATCTCAGGTTTTTTGGAAACTAGGAGATTCACATTTTTTGGCAGGTCTTATGGGTACAAAGAAGTATTTCTTTccatatggatctttctctattaaggatgggTCGAAAATTTatttctgggaggataaatggctagGTAACACCACGCTCCGAGAACAATATCTGGATTGTACAATATAGTGCGTCACAAAAGGGAAatacactttggctcataggagcatttgctctcattatgtgaatccacattttgaagtgtcaaaaaattctaaactaaatttttacatgtacatctaaacattttatgttggtacacaaattttcaaaaaaataaaaaaaatttgtggctcctgtaaaaaagataaattttgatgttgtaacacgactacatacaacatattttttgtcctttttgtacacaccacacaaaatgttgtttttccatgaaaactagtgtacgaacatagaatgtcacgatgtataccaaaaaatttatgtcaatttttttaacatttataaaattaatttttaattattttatataatgggagcatttgctcctatgagccaaaacgtcaCCTCCGTCACAAAAGCGATACTATCGCTAAGGTGTTAGAAACTTCCCCACCGAATGTGGTGTTTAGAAGAAGTCTTATCGTACCTAGACAAACCTCTTGGATTGAATTGTTACAGCGTCTTGAGTTAGTTCAATTGACGCAGGGGTCTGATGTGTTTCGTTGGAATCTCACCGGGAATGGTTCATTATCAGTGGCTACCATGTACAATGCTCTAATTTAGCCTAACATTCCAGTCgataataatttaaaattttggaagatgaagataccgcttaAAACGAAAgtgtttgcatggtatcttcgtcgtgggatcattcttactaaagataatcttaccaaacgcaactggcatggaagtaaaaaatgtgtcttttgtcatcatgatgagactattaaacacttattctttCAGTGCAAGTTTGCTAGGTTTATACGGTCAGCCGTtcaaatagggtctaccttatacccaccacgtagTGTTGCTAATATATTTGGCAACTGGCTCAACGGTGTGGATGTTAGGTTTAAACGTCTTACTAGGATGTGCGCGATTGTAGTTATTTATCGTTGTGGCTATGtaaaaatgacaagattttcaataatatttcttcctCTTTTATGCAGGTCATATACCGGTGCACAGCTACCCTCCGCTCATAGGTGCCACTGCAGCGGGTGGAgcatcgagacctctttacggaggtgtcttcacggttggatgatacaacaagagatattttttcccaacatgggagTGATATTTTTTAACAGATATTTGTGCTACTGTATGCATCCTAGCTATGCAGAAGCCAGATCTATTACTTAAAGTGATAAAGTGtcattatcgaaaaaaaaactgaTTTTGACTACGGACTTGGGCGGATGGGCACCACTTTGCATTCCTAGCCGACATGCAGCACAGCTCAGATAAACTTTCTTTTCCCTCAAACGCGCGTCTGAAATGTGTGTCGTTGTGTATTAAAAGAAAAACGCCAACTAGGATCCACAAGAACTCCTAATTGAGCTAGCCCAGGTGCTTTGGCACCATCTCAGAAGGTAACAGCTCAGACAAGCTTACAACCCAAATATCGCCATTACAACAGATTTTTATACCTTAAAAATTAAAACATACATAAAAACCAAACAAAGTCCAACTTACTCCAGTACATCTCCAACACGCACAAAAGTTTCAAATTTAAGATTCAGAGAAACCCTAATACACCACAAGAACCGTTAGGTCTGACTTATTCTGACAGATACAGATCATTAAAACCTGATGATACCATAGAGTGCATACTCATACACTGCTTGCAAGTACGTAGTAGTGCTTCTGATACTATTTTACAGGCATATGGGGAGCTCCATCATCACAACATTCCTGAGAACGAGCACTTCAGTTTCAGGAATAGGTAGGCGATGTAGAAGGTACCCCAAATGCAGTAGAGCCAAGAATGATTTGCCTACAGACAACCACACGGCGGAGAGACAGTTAGTCCCTGAGCCAGAGCCAGCCATGGCCACCAGACATCGCCGGTAGACCACCGCTCTTTGATCTAGTTGTCTGTGTATAC contains:
- the LOC124696906 gene encoding GTPase LSG1-1-like — translated: MGGGGGGKKDRGEGLGRALLRQRNKQAAAAKARGQQLVISRRAQQGVPLESVIEVSDIDAVLQRAAEEELLHGDDAEGAAALTAALGSGLVDLDGTGATAEERRILREEQEALHADSLRVPRRPPWTPQMTTEELNNNEKRAFLEWRRNLARLQENEELVLTPFEKNIDIWRQLWRVLERSDLLVMVVDSRNPLFYRCPDLEEYAQEIDEHKRTLLLVNKADLLPLNVRRKWADYFKEHDILYLFWSAKAATAALEGKKLNGYTEESDTDLDTKIYGREELLVRLQGEAEYIVSQKGTPVAREDRGSNSSDSASARPKHVVVGFVGYPNVGKSSTINALVGEKKTGVTSTPGKTKHFQTLIISEELMLCDCPGLVFPSFSSSRHEMVACGVLPIDRMTKHRGAIQVVADRVPRHILEQVYKITLPKPKAYEQASRPPTAAELLMAYCQSRGHISHAGLPDETRASRQILKDYIDGKIPHFELPPSEIDDESDLDDASDLEGSAAAAADESDDYASDEDDEKIDQGEAEQNISHALSDLQSFDLNGQASKNSTKKKETSHKHHRKPQRKKDRSWRVGNDGADGSGVIRVFQKPAVNLAACSTAL